Part of the Faecalibacterium duncaniae genome, GGCGGCATCGAGCCCAAGGCGACCGAGGGTATTCTGGCCCACATGCGTGAGCAGGCAGAAATCGCCATTGACACCGCTGACTGCATCATCATGGTGGTGGATGTCCGCGACGGCCTGACCGCCGCCGACGAGGAAGTGGCCCACATGCTGCGCCGCAGCCACAAGCCCATCATTCTGGCTGTCAACAAGTGCGATAAGACCGGCGAGGCCCCCATGGAGCTCTACGAGTTCTATAACCTGGGCTTTGACGAGGTGCTGCCCATCTCGTCCGTGCACGGTCACGGCACCGGCGACCTGCTGGACGCGGTCTGCGCCCATCTCGATTTCAGCGAGACCGTGGTGGAGGAGGACCGCATCCCCGTTGCCATCATCGGCCGCCCCAACGTGGGCAAATCCAGCCTGACCAACCGCATTCTGGGCGAGAACCGGATGATCGTTGCCAACGAGGCCGGTACCACCCGTGATGCCATTGACACCCCCGTGGACAACGCCTATGGCAAGTTCATCTTTACCGATACCGCCGGTCTGCGCAAGCGCAGCAACATCTCTGACGGCCTTGAGCGCTATATGGTCGTGCGCGCGCTGGCCGCTGTGGAGCGCAGCCGCGTGGCCCTGATCCTGGTGGATGCCACCGTTGGCTTTACCGAGCAGGACAGCAAGGTGGCCGGTTATGCCCACGAGCAGGGCAAGGCCTGCATCATCGTTGTCAACAAGTGGGATGCTGTGGAGGGCAAGGAGACCAACACCATGGAGCATCAGCGCCGGGATTACGCCGATTGCTTCAGCTTCATGGGATATGCGCCCATCATCTTCATTTCGGCCCAGACCGGCTATAACGTGAACAAGCTGATGCAGCTGATCCGTGACGTGGATGCCCAGAACGGTGCCCGCGTGCCCACCGGTGTCCTGAACGAGATGCTGGCCCGCGCTACCGCCCGGATGCAGCCGCCCAGTGACAAGGGCCGCCGCTTGAAGATCTTCTACCTGACCCAGGCTTCCACCCGTCCCCCGACGTTTGTGGCCTTCGTCAACTCCAAGCAGCTGTTCCATTTCAGCTATCAGCGGTATCTGATCAACCAGATCCGGGAGAACTTTGGTCTGGAACACACGCCCATCCGCCTGGTGATCCGTGAGCGCGGCACCGGCAGCGTCGGCGCAAAAGATGTGTAACAGGGGAGGCGGCTGTTGATGATGACCTTCTTCATCGTTCTGGCTGCCGCTGCGCAGGCTTACCTGCTGGGCAGCGTGGACACCGGCATCCTGGTCAGCAAGTACCTGTACCACGATGATGTCCGCAATCACGGCAGCGGTGCGGCCGGTATGACCAACATGCTGCGCACTTTTGGCAAAAAGGCAGCGGCGCTCACCGCCGCAGGCGACGTGCTGAAAGGCGTTGCAGCTGTCTGCATCGGCCGCTGGCTCTTCGGGTTCCTGCCCGCAGATGCCGCCGTTTCGCCCTATCTGGGCGTGTATCTGACCGCCATTCTGGCCGTGGTGGGCCACACCAAGCCCATCTATTTCGGCTTCAAGGGCGGCAAGGGCGTGCTGGTGGCGGGAGGTGCCATCCTGGCGATTCAGCCCATCCTCCTGCCATTGCTGACCGTCGTTTTTCTGCTCTGCCTTGTGCCCACCGGCATGGTGTCGCTGGGCAGCATTGCAATGGCGGCATCCTATCCGGTGCTGACCCTCATCTACGGCCTGCTCAAGGGCTTCGCCGCTGACGACCTCATCGTCTGCGTGGTGGGAGCTGCCATCATGGGCGGCATGGTCATCTGGATGCACCGGGCCAATATCCAGCGCATCCGTGAGGGCAAAGAGTACCGCTTTGGTTCCAAGCACAAGCAGTAACCGGAACAAAAATAACAGCGCATCCTTCGGGCAGAGCCTGCCTGCGGGATGCGCTGTTTTGCGTGGAGGGGGCTGTGCCCGGTCGATGTGCCTGCACGGTCCAGTTTACTGAAAAAACTTTGCAAAAAAGGTTGACAAAGGGCGGTGCAGCTGGTATAATAACACACGTCGCAGGACACAAACTGAATATGTGGGGGATTAGCTCAGCTGGGAGAGCGCTTGCATGGCATGCAAGAGGTCAGCGGTTCGATCCCGCTATTCTCCACCAAAAAAGCACTGTACTTCGTAGGAAGTATGGTGCTTTTCTTTTTCTCAGTCGCAAAAAATGGGGGCTGCACTGCCTTGCCTGCATCGTTTTCAGACGTTTTGCAGGCGGTTCAGTGCAGCCCCCGAGTCATTGGTGCTTCGGCAGGTCAGAAGGTGCCGGTTCAGCTGACGATCTCCAGCATCTGATCGAACACCTCTTCCATCTGCCGCACCAGCGTGAACTGGGTGCGAGCGCGGTCAAGGTTGTGGTCGGGTCGGGCGGTGTGGAAATAGTGGTCGCCCTCCAGATAGTCGGTCAGAAAGCGGATGCCGCACTCCAGCGTCATCAGCTTGGCACCCCAGGCAAGGCTCTTTTTCTCCGCAGGGCTCATGGAAGCCCCGGCAGTGGAGAGATACCCCTTGGCGAACACCTCGTACAGGTGCAGGTCAAAGTGGACCTTGCTCTGGTCGGGCTCGTCCTCGGCGCAGTCGTTGGCACCGGTGCGGATGGAGTCGCCGAAATCGTAGGCCGACAGACCCGGCATCACGGTGTCAAGGTCAATGACACAGATGCCTTTTCCGGTGGCGGCATCGATCAGGACGTTGTTGATCTTGGTGTCGTTGTGGGTGACACGCAGCGGGATCTCACCAGCCGCCAGCAGATCCAGCAGGGTGTGGCAGTCTTTTTCCCGCGCATGGATGAAGGCGACCTCCGGTGCAATGTCCTTGGCACGGCCCAGCGCATCGGCGGCAAGGGCTTTTTCAAAGTTTGCATAGCGGTTGGGCGTGTCGTGGAAGCGTGCAATGGTTTCGTGGAGGGTGGAGGCCGGATAATCTGCCAGCTGGTTCTGGAATTTGCCCAGGGTCTCGGCAACAGTGCGGAAGTCGGCCTCGCTGCCCACCTGCTGCAGGCAGATGGTATCCTCTACAAAGTCGTAGGCACGCCACGCGCCGCCCTCGGCATCCAGATGGCAGGCCGCGCCGGACAGGGTGGGGATCACGTTCAGGGTCTCCCGTGCCGGGTCGCCGCCTGCGGCAAGGATCTTCTCCCGCAGATGCCGGGTCACGCCGCAGACATTCTCCATCAGGCCCACCGGGTCGGTAAAGGTGTCGGTGTTGATGCGCTGTAAGATAAAGCGCTTGGAGTGGTCCTCCCGCCAGACCACGAAGGTATCGTTGATGTGACCTTCGCCGTAGTGACGGGCATCGCAGACCACAGGCCCGCCAAAATCAAAGGCATTTGCGGCGGCGCGGAGAATGGGTTCAGTAACAGGTTTCATTTTGAGTTCCTCATTTCTTATCCTTCATGCCGTTTGGCAGGTGCAGGGCGTTGTCCCTGCCGCACCTGACGGCGGTATTCGTTGGGGGTCAGGCCTTCCGCCTTGCGGAAGCACTGCGAAAAGTAGCTGGGGGAGGAAAATCCCATCAGCTCGCTGATCTGCGCCAGGCTGTAACCGGTGTTGCCCAGCATGTATTTGCTCTCCTCAATGCGGCGGCGGTTCAGATAGGTGATGGGAGAAATGCCGTACGCCTTCTGGAAGGTATGGGCCAGGTAGTATTTGTTGATGTGGGCAACCTCGGCAAGGGTATCAAGGGAGATTTCCTCCCGGTAGTTGTTGTCCAGATACCGCTTGATCTCCACGCATTCCCGGTTGTCAGAGCGGGGGGATTCCTCCACCTGCAAAGAGAGGGTGGTGCACCGCACCAGCCAGATGAGCAGGACTTCCAGCAGGTCCTGGCAGACGGTCTCGCAGCCGTCCAGACTGCGGTCCGCCTCAGCCAGCAGCATGTGCAGCAGCGTTACCATCCGCTCCCGGTTTTCCCGGCAGTTGAAGATGGCGTAGGTGGAATCGGCTTTGCCAAACAGGATCTCGATGCCCGAAACGCCCAGTACGATGTATTCCAAAGGCGAGGCGTTCAGGCTCAGCTCGGTGTGCTCCACCTGCGGGTTGACGATGACCATATCGTCCGGCTTGACCGGGAACAGCTGCCCGCTGAGCAGAAACTGCCCCTCGCCGCTGAGGCAGTAGAACAGCTCCGTGCAGGAATGGGTGTGGACCGTGCTGTTCCAGTCGCCGCCGAATCTGCTCTTGCTGATGTACAGCAGCCGGAAGGATTCCCGTGGAGCGGGAGCGTGGCGGATATCAAAGCGCTCGGTACTCATAAAAGGCTCCTTTTGAAGCAGGCACAAAAAATATAAAAATAAAAGCAAGATACTAAAAATAAAATGCGAAAAACGCCGCACTGCTTCGTGCATTTTTTCTCATTATAGGGGCAAATAAGAAAAAAAGCAAGCCCTGTTTTTTGGCGTGGTAAATACTTTCCTTTACATAGAAAGACGAAAATATGTCAAATTGGTTACAGGTGGGGAGAATGTACCAAAACAATACTGCAAAATTTAGTGCTTTTGCCGAAGAAAATGATAAAAAAGCAATATTTCTAAAAATTGAAACAACAAAGACCTTGTTGAAAACTGCAAAAACCTCTATATTGGAATCACAAAAAACACAGCCCCTCGGGCAAAACCTGTTTGCTCCGGCTGTGCATGAACGGAACTTTATGATGGAGGACACATTATGAAACGCATTTCTCGTCGCAATTTCCTGAAAGTGGCCGGTGTGGGTGCCGCTGCACTGGGTCTGGCTGCCTGCGGCGGTTCTTCCAGCTCCACAGCTTCCAGCACGGCTTCTTCCGCTGCTGCATCTGCCGCTCCCGCTGAGGACGTGACCATCAAGGTCGCCGCCATCGAGACCGGCTATGGCGCTGATATGTGGAAGAAGGTCACTGAGGCCTTTACCGCCCAGACCGGCATCAAGGTGGAGCTGACCACCGACAAGAAGCTGGAGGATGTCATCGGACCTTCCATGCAGGGCGGCGATTACCCCGACGTGATCCACCTGGCTACCGGCCGTGAGGCTGCCCTGACCGAGCAGTTCATCAAGGGCAACCTGATCGCGGATATCACCGATGTGCTGAGCATGACCGTGCCCGGCGAGAGCAAGAAGGTGAGCGAGAAGATCGCAGGCGGCTTTACCGACACCTCCCTGACCAACCCCTACGGCGACGGCAAGACCTATCTGGCTCCCATGTTCTACAGCCCCTGCGGCCTGTTCTACAACGCCGGTTTCCTGAAGGAAAAGGGCTGGGACGTGCCCACCACTTGGGACGAGATGTGGGAACTGGGCGACAAGGCTGCCGCTGAGGGCACCTACCTGTTCACCTACCCCACCACCGGCTACTTTGATGCGTTCTTCTACGCACTGATGTATGCCGCCGGCGGCCCGGAGTTCTTCAACAAGGCCACCCACTATGAGGAAGGCATCTGGGATACCCCGGAGGCAAAGACCTGCTTTGACATCGTCAACAAGCTGGCTTCCTACACCAACCCCATTACCCCCGCACAGGCCAACGATCAGGACTTTACCCAGAACCAGCAGCTGGTGCTGGACAACAAGGCCCTGTTCATGCCCAACGGCACCTGGATCGTGGGCGAGATGGCCGAGGCTCCCCGTGCGGATGGCTTTGAGTGGGGCATGACCGCCCTGCCCGCTGTCAAGGCCGGCGGCGACCAGTACAGCTACACCTGGTTCGAGCAGGCATGGATCCCGGCTGGTGCCGAGCATCTGGATGCCGCCAAGCAGTTCGTGGCTTACCTGTACAGCGACGAGGCCTGCAAGCTGTTTGCCGAGAGCGGTGCCATCCAGCCTGTGCTGGGCATCGCCGATGATCTGGAAGGCGACAACAAGATGTTCTACTCCATCTACGACAACGGCGCAAAGGCCGCTATGGGCAACTTTGCCTCCTTCAGCGCCATCCCCGGCGTGGAGGTCCGCACCGTGTTCTTTGACCCCGTCAACTCTCTGGTGTCCGGCAGCATGACCGAGCAGCAGTGGATCGACGGAATCAAGTCCGCCAGCGACCAGATGCGTGCCAATATCATCGAATAATTGAACCCTGCCCAGCGGGGGCGGTTTTGACCGCCTCCGCTTTTTGTGGTTTTCGGGTTCCGATAGAAAGGAGCGGTTTGTCTATGAGATCTGACAAAAGCCGCAGACGGTTCGTCTTTCTCTGCGTGGCACCGGCCACGATCCTGTTCTTTCTCTTTATGATCCTGCCCACCCTCAACGTGTTCCGCATGAGCCTGTACGAGCGCGGTGCCTACTCGCCCAACGAGACCTTTGTGGGCCTGAAGAATTTCCAGCACCTGCTCAAGGACACCCAGTTCATCCGCTCCATGCAGAATATGATCCTGCTGGTGGTAGTGGTGACCATCGTCACCTTTGCCTTTGCGCTGGTGTTTGCGGCCATCCTGACCCGGGAAAAAATCAAGGGGCAGAATTTCTTCCGGGTCATCTTCTACATCCCCAACATCCTGTCGGTGGTCGTCATCTCCGGCATCTTCTCGGCCATCTATAAGCCGGAAAACGGTATGCTGAACAGCATCATCGGCCTGTTCCGGGATATGACAGACCCCATCCTCTGGAAGGGGGAAAAGCTGGTCATCCCCTCCATCATCCTCGCCATGGTCTGGCAGGCCGTGGGCTATTACATGGTCATGTATATGGCTTCCATGTCCTCGGTGCCCGCCAGCCTGTACGAGAGCGCCAATCTGGACGGTGCGGGCCGCCTGACCCAGTTCTTCCAGATCACCATCCCCCTCATCTGGACCAACATCCGCACCACCCTGACCTTCTTCATCATCTCCACCATCAACATGGCCTTCCTCTTTGTCAAGGCCATGACCAGCGGCGGGCCCAACGGTGCTTCGGATGTGGCGCTGAGCTATATGTACAGCCAGAAGGACGCGGGCCTGTATGGCTACAGCATGGCCATTGGCGTGGTCATCTTCCTGTTCTCGTTTGCACTGTCCGCCTGTGTCAACAAGGCCACCGACCGCGATCCGCTGGAATTCTAAGGAGGGAAGAAGATGCAGAATACCACCGAAAGATCTTCCCGCTCGGCGGAAGGTCTCTACAAGTTCTTTATCTATTTTGTGCTGGTCCTGCTGGCGGTGATCATCATCGTGCCGGTGGCATGGGTATTCATGGCCTCCATCAAGCAGAACGCGGAGTTCTACGGCAACCCGTGGGCGCTGCCTGCCGGGTTCTACTGGCAGAACTTTGTCAATGCGTGGAACGGAGCCAAGATGGGCGAGTATATGCTCAACTCTGTCATCGTGACCGCATTGGCGCTGGTGCTGCTGCTGGTCATTGCGCTGCCTGCCGCCTACTGCCTGTCCCGCTTCCGGTTCAAGGGCCGCAAACTGCTGAACACCCTGTTTATGGCGGGCCTGTTCATCAATGTCAACTACATCGTGGTGCCCATCTTCCTGATGCTGCGGGACGGAGATGTCTGGCTGAAGAGCCACTTTGGCAGCAGCTTCCTGCTGAACAATCTGGTGGTGCTGGCGGTGGTGTATGCAGCCACAGCCCTGCCTTTTACAATCTATCTGCTTTCGGGCTATTTTGCCACCCTGCCCCATGATTTTGAGGAGGCTGCCTACATCGACGGTGCAAGCTACTTCTCCACCATGACCCGTATCATCTTCCCCATGGCAAAGCCCTCCATCATCACCATCATCCTGTTCAACTTCCTGTCCTTCTGGAATGAGTACATCATTTCCATGACGCTGATGAGCTCCACCAGCGCGCCCCGCACCCTGCCGGTGGGCCTTTTGAATCTGATGCAGGCCCAGCAGAGCGCGGCCCAGTACGGCACCATGTATGCCGGTCTGGTGCTGGTGATGCTGCCCACCCTGATCCTGTACATCTGCGTGCAGAAGCAGCTGACACAGGGCATGACCGTGGGCGGTCTGAAAGGGTAAGGTGACAAACGATGAAAGCATTCTGGAAAAATCATCCCGCCCTGCGCATGGTGCTGATGCTGGTGCTGTTTGTGCTGTCCATCGCGCTGGTGACAGCAGGCTGGAAAATGACCGGGCAGCTGGCCGGTCTTGGCATCATGCTTTTGGGGGTGGCGCTGCTGCTGGCCGTGCTGGCGCTCTATAACGCCCCCTATCAGGATTGAGGAGAAGAGAGGTAAAGGAGAATTCCCATGGAAGAAAATAGAATGACCGGGCGCGTAACGATCCCGACCGATCTGGACGTGGTGCCCGAAACGCTGGAGATCCTGAAAAAGTGGGGCGCGGATGCCATCCGCGACTGCGACGGCACCGACTTTCCGCAGGAGCTGAAGGATGCCGACGCAAAGATCTACTCCACCTACTATACCACCCGCAAGGACAACGCGTGGGCCAAGGCGAACCCGGATGAGGTGCAGCAGTGCTACATTATGACCGGCTTCTACACCGCCCCCGGTGACACCGTGACCATTCCACTGATGAAGGGCATCAGCCCGGAGTTGATGCAGGTGAACACCAACGACGACATCACCCGCTGGTGGGAGGTCATGGACCGAACCACCGGTCAGCCCGTGCCCCCGGCACAGTGGAGCTACGCCGACGGCAGCGTGACGGTGCAGGCCGTGCCGTTCCACGAGTACACCGTCAGCTTTCTGGCCTACCTGATCTGGGACCCGGTGCACATGTACAATGCTACCACCAACGGCTGGACCAACTTTGAGCACCAGATCACCTTTGACGTGCGCCAGCCCAAGACCCACAAATACTCCATGGAGCGGCTGCGGAAGTTCATTGCAGACCACCCCTATGTCAACGTGATCCGCTACACCACCTTCTTCCACCAGTTTACCCTGATCTTCGATGAGCTGAAGCGGGAGAAGTTCGTGGACTGGTACGGCTATTCCGCCTCGGTCAGCCCCTATATCCTGAAGCAGTTCGAGAAGGAGGTGGGCTATAAGTTCCGCCCGGAGTACATCATCGATCAGGGCTACTACAACAACCAGTACCGGGTGCCCAGCAGGGAATTCCGGGATTTTCAGGCATTCCAGCGCCGGGAGGTGGCAAAGCTTGCCAAGGAGATGGTGGATATCACCCACGAGTGCGGCTGCGAGGCCATGATGTTCCTGGGGGACCACTGGATCGGCACCGAGCCCTTTATGCCGGAGTTCAAGACCATCGG contains:
- the der gene encoding ribosome biogenesis GTPase Der, yielding MSKPIVAVVGRPNVGKSTLFNKLCGQRLAIVEDTPGITRDRIFANCEWSGHEFMLVDTGGIEPKATEGILAHMREQAEIAIDTADCIIMVVDVRDGLTAADEEVAHMLRRSHKPIILAVNKCDKTGEAPMELYEFYNLGFDEVLPISSVHGHGTGDLLDAVCAHLDFSETVVEEDRIPVAIIGRPNVGKSSLTNRILGENRMIVANEAGTTRDAIDTPVDNAYGKFIFTDTAGLRKRSNISDGLERYMVVRALAAVERSRVALILVDATVGFTEQDSKVAGYAHEQGKACIIVVNKWDAVEGKETNTMEHQRRDYADCFSFMGYAPIIFISAQTGYNVNKLMQLIRDVDAQNGARVPTGVLNEMLARATARMQPPSDKGRRLKIFYLTQASTRPPTFVAFVNSKQLFHFSYQRYLINQIRENFGLEHTPIRLVIRERGTGSVGAKDV
- the plsY gene encoding glycerol-3-phosphate 1-O-acyltransferase PlsY, whose product is MMTFFIVLAAAAQAYLLGSVDTGILVSKYLYHDDVRNHGSGAAGMTNMLRTFGKKAAALTAAGDVLKGVAAVCIGRWLFGFLPADAAVSPYLGVYLTAILAVVGHTKPIYFGFKGGKGVLVAGGAILAIQPILLPLLTVVFLLCLVPTGMVSLGSIAMAASYPVLTLIYGLLKGFAADDLIVCVVGAAIMGGMVIWMHRANIQRIREGKEYRFGSKHKQ
- a CDS encoding phosphotransferase enzyme family protein, with the translated sequence MKPVTEPILRAAANAFDFGGPVVCDARHYGEGHINDTFVVWREDHSKRFILQRINTDTFTDPVGLMENVCGVTRHLREKILAAGGDPARETLNVIPTLSGAACHLDAEGGAWRAYDFVEDTICLQQVGSEADFRTVAETLGKFQNQLADYPASTLHETIARFHDTPNRYANFEKALAADALGRAKDIAPEVAFIHAREKDCHTLLDLLAAGEIPLRVTHNDTKINNVLIDAATGKGICVIDLDTVMPGLSAYDFGDSIRTGANDCAEDEPDQSKVHFDLHLYEVFAKGYLSTAGASMSPAEKKSLAWGAKLMTLECGIRFLTDYLEGDHYFHTARPDHNLDRARTQFTLVRQMEEVFDQMLEIVS
- a CDS encoding helix-turn-helix domain-containing protein — its product is MSTERFDIRHAPAPRESFRLLYISKSRFGGDWNSTVHTHSCTELFYCLSGEGQFLLSGQLFPVKPDDMVIVNPQVEHTELSLNASPLEYIVLGVSGIEILFGKADSTYAIFNCRENRERMVTLLHMLLAEADRSLDGCETVCQDLLEVLLIWLVRCTTLSLQVEESPRSDNRECVEIKRYLDNNYREEISLDTLAEVAHINKYYLAHTFQKAYGISPITYLNRRRIEESKYMLGNTGYSLAQISELMGFSSPSYFSQCFRKAEGLTPNEYRRQVRQGQRPAPAKRHEG
- a CDS encoding carbohydrate ABC transporter substrate-binding protein; its protein translation is MKRISRRNFLKVAGVGAAALGLAACGGSSSSTASSTASSAAASAAPAEDVTIKVAAIETGYGADMWKKVTEAFTAQTGIKVELTTDKKLEDVIGPSMQGGDYPDVIHLATGREAALTEQFIKGNLIADITDVLSMTVPGESKKVSEKIAGGFTDTSLTNPYGDGKTYLAPMFYSPCGLFYNAGFLKEKGWDVPTTWDEMWELGDKAAAEGTYLFTYPTTGYFDAFFYALMYAAGGPEFFNKATHYEEGIWDTPEAKTCFDIVNKLASYTNPITPAQANDQDFTQNQQLVLDNKALFMPNGTWIVGEMAEAPRADGFEWGMTALPAVKAGGDQYSYTWFEQAWIPAGAEHLDAAKQFVAYLYSDEACKLFAESGAIQPVLGIADDLEGDNKMFYSIYDNGAKAAMGNFASFSAIPGVEVRTVFFDPVNSLVSGSMTEQQWIDGIKSASDQMRANIIE
- a CDS encoding carbohydrate ABC transporter permease, coding for MRSDKSRRRFVFLCVAPATILFFLFMILPTLNVFRMSLYERGAYSPNETFVGLKNFQHLLKDTQFIRSMQNMILLVVVVTIVTFAFALVFAAILTREKIKGQNFFRVIFYIPNILSVVVISGIFSAIYKPENGMLNSIIGLFRDMTDPILWKGEKLVIPSIILAMVWQAVGYYMVMYMASMSSVPASLYESANLDGAGRLTQFFQITIPLIWTNIRTTLTFFIISTINMAFLFVKAMTSGGPNGASDVALSYMYSQKDAGLYGYSMAIGVVIFLFSFALSACVNKATDRDPLEF
- a CDS encoding carbohydrate ABC transporter permease, producing MQNTTERSSRSAEGLYKFFIYFVLVLLAVIIIVPVAWVFMASIKQNAEFYGNPWALPAGFYWQNFVNAWNGAKMGEYMLNSVIVTALALVLLLVIALPAAYCLSRFRFKGRKLLNTLFMAGLFINVNYIVVPIFLMLRDGDVWLKSHFGSSFLLNNLVVLAVVYAATALPFTIYLLSGYFATLPHDFEEAAYIDGASYFSTMTRIIFPMAKPSIITIILFNFLSFWNEYIISMTLMSSTSAPRTLPVGLLNLMQAQQSAAQYGTMYAGLVLVMLPTLILYICVQKQLTQGMTVGGLKG
- a CDS encoding DUF6903 family protein codes for the protein MKAFWKNHPALRMVLMLVLFVLSIALVTAGWKMTGQLAGLGIMLLGVALLLAVLALYNAPYQD